The following are encoded in a window of Terriglobia bacterium genomic DNA:
- a CDS encoding patatin-like phospholipase family protein, with protein sequence MKNPLDKIVRSVQAFKREMKRSSRPDAPAEPAPRPRPKIGLALGGGFARGLAHIGILKVFEEEQIPIDFLAGTSVGALIGAGFASGVPAAELVEIAAQVRFKDFSRWTFSRFGLFSNDKMSAFLHRALRCKTFEELRIPLSVTATDIITGEPAVFTSGDLIDPVRASCAYPGMFQPVRIGERLLVDGLLAYSVPAQPLRTMGAERVVAVHLAANWVKARGPRHVFDVIGQCFSIAQEKMGASWRALSDVVVEPDIGEFGYDDFLRAHELVKAGEDAMRAVLPKLRELLPAASPAQEGTASATQTAVAK encoded by the coding sequence TTGAAGAATCCGCTGGACAAGATTGTTCGCAGCGTTCAGGCGTTTAAGCGCGAAATGAAGCGCAGCTCGCGACCTGACGCTCCGGCTGAGCCGGCTCCCCGGCCAAGACCAAAGATCGGCCTGGCTCTTGGCGGAGGGTTCGCGCGCGGTCTGGCCCACATCGGCATTCTCAAGGTCTTTGAAGAAGAGCAAATTCCTATTGATTTTCTTGCCGGAACCAGCGTGGGCGCGTTGATCGGCGCCGGCTTTGCCAGCGGCGTCCCGGCCGCGGAGCTGGTGGAGATCGCGGCGCAAGTCCGCTTCAAAGATTTTTCCCGCTGGACGTTTTCCCGCTTCGGCCTATTCAGCAATGACAAAATGTCCGCCTTCCTGCACCGCGCGCTGCGCTGCAAGACGTTTGAAGAGCTGCGCATTCCGCTGTCGGTGACCGCCACTGACATCATCACCGGCGAGCCGGCGGTGTTTACCAGCGGCGATTTGATTGATCCGGTGCGCGCCAGCTGCGCTTACCCCGGCATGTTCCAGCCGGTAAGAATCGGCGAGCGGCTGCTGGTGGACGGGCTACTGGCTTACTCGGTCCCGGCCCAGCCTCTGCGCACCATGGGCGCTGAGCGTGTGGTGGCCGTCCATTTGGCGGCCAACTGGGTGAAGGCCCGCGGTCCGCGCCACGTTTTTGACGTGATCGGGCAATGCTTCTCCATCGCCCAGGAGAAAATGGGCGCATCCTGGCGAGCGCTCTCTGACGTGGTGGTGGAGCCGGACATCGGCGAATTTGGTTATGACGACTTTCTCCGCGCGCACGAACTGGTCAAAGCCGGTGAAGACGCCATGCGCGCCGTGCTGCCCAAGCTGCGCGAGTTGCTGCCCGCAGCGTCGCCTGCGCAGGAAGGCACGGCGTCCGCGACGCAAACCGCGGTTGCAAAGTAA
- a CDS encoding ABC transporter permease encodes MQDIRYAWRQLRKAPGFTATAVLTLALGIGANTAIFTLVHEILLKSLPVADAKGLYRVGDTVDCCVEGGYEDDWTIFSYPLYQYLQANTPEFQTLAASQTNRPDLSVRREGARTAESFQGELVSGNFFSTMGVGPFAGRLIAPDDDQSGAAPVAVMSFRAWQNKYGLDRSVIGSNFTINGIGMTLIGVAPPGFFGDRLESDPPDFWMPIALEPAFHRENTMLHDTTVNWLYLIGRLRPGSAMGQVSTHMTAELQQYLRQPENQNHYSKLDDIPKQVIRVSPGAGGVNFMEDQAKSALLFLLAISSAILLIACANVANLLLARGTALKQRTSLLLAMGASRGRIIRARLTESVMLAVMGGAAGLLLAYYASRGMVVMAFRGAQYVPLSTAPSWPILGFTFAVALLTGIIFGVAPAWIASKSDPAEALRGASRSTRDSSALPQKSLVVVQAALSLALLTIAGLVTQSLRNLQGQDFGFGREGRLLVMISPNSAGYTAERLAGLYQQIEDRFQHAPGVLHASLSLYTAQQGNNWGEGIWIPGHQRIPGEGASWDRVSTQYFEAIGTPVLRGRSFRESDTATSQHVAVVNEAFAKKFFPKGTALGEHFGKSGGAHAGDYEIVGVVKDAIYQNPAQPPRPMFFIPLVQTVPYEAETDRRVETASRYMSTIELHVAGDANSFQSEARRILAGIDPNLVPLSLRTFNEQIELRTTQNVLVSRLSGAFGLIALALASVGLYGLTAYQVGRRTSEIGVRMALGADRFSILKLVLRGAFLQVGIGLAIGVPLAFGGKALLASQLFGLGKVEPAILTVSVLALMLSALVASMVPARRAAAIDPMQALRTE; translated from the coding sequence CTGCAGGACATTCGATACGCCTGGCGGCAGTTGCGCAAGGCTCCCGGCTTTACCGCCACCGCTGTGCTCACGCTGGCTCTGGGCATTGGCGCCAACACCGCAATCTTTACGCTGGTGCATGAAATCCTGCTGAAGTCGCTGCCGGTGGCCGACGCCAAGGGCCTGTATCGCGTGGGCGACACGGTGGACTGCTGCGTGGAAGGCGGCTATGAGGACGACTGGACCATCTTCTCCTATCCGCTTTACCAGTACCTGCAAGCCAACACTCCGGAATTCCAGACTCTGGCGGCGTCGCAGACCAACCGCCCCGATCTCAGCGTGCGGCGGGAAGGCGCGCGAACGGCGGAATCCTTCCAGGGCGAACTGGTATCAGGAAACTTCTTCTCCACCATGGGCGTCGGTCCGTTTGCCGGACGGTTGATCGCGCCTGACGACGACCAATCCGGCGCGGCGCCGGTAGCGGTGATGAGCTTCCGCGCATGGCAAAACAAATATGGATTGGACCGGTCGGTCATCGGAAGTAATTTCACCATCAACGGCATTGGCATGACGCTGATCGGCGTTGCCCCGCCGGGCTTCTTTGGCGACCGCCTGGAAAGCGATCCGCCTGACTTCTGGATGCCCATAGCGTTGGAGCCCGCGTTCCACCGCGAGAACACCATGCTGCACGACACCACCGTAAACTGGCTCTATCTGATCGGGCGATTGCGTCCAGGCAGCGCCATGGGCCAGGTGTCCACGCACATGACGGCCGAGTTACAGCAGTATCTGCGCCAGCCGGAAAACCAGAACCACTATTCCAAACTGGACGACATCCCCAAGCAGGTTATTCGCGTGTCTCCGGGCGCCGGCGGCGTGAACTTTATGGAAGACCAAGCCAAGTCCGCGCTTCTCTTTCTGCTGGCCATTTCTTCGGCCATTCTGTTGATCGCTTGCGCCAACGTGGCCAACCTGCTGCTGGCGCGCGGCACGGCGCTCAAACAGCGCACTTCCCTGCTGCTGGCCATGGGTGCATCGCGCGGGCGCATCATCCGCGCGCGCCTCACGGAAAGCGTGATGCTGGCGGTGATGGGCGGCGCCGCGGGCCTTCTTCTCGCTTACTACGCCAGCCGTGGCATGGTGGTGATGGCTTTTCGCGGCGCTCAATACGTACCGCTGAGCACGGCGCCGTCTTGGCCCATTCTGGGATTCACCTTTGCCGTTGCGTTGCTGACGGGCATCATCTTCGGCGTGGCGCCGGCCTGGATCGCATCCAAATCTGATCCGGCGGAAGCCCTGCGCGGCGCCAGCCGCAGCACCCGCGACAGTTCCGCTCTGCCGCAGAAATCGTTGGTCGTGGTGCAAGCCGCGTTGTCGCTGGCGCTGCTGACCATCGCCGGACTGGTGACGCAGAGCCTGCGCAATCTGCAAGGGCAGGACTTCGGGTTCGGCCGCGAAGGCCGCCTCCTGGTGATGATCAGTCCCAACAGCGCCGGCTACACCGCGGAAAGGCTGGCCGGACTCTATCAGCAGATCGAAGATCGCTTCCAGCACGCGCCCGGCGTTCTCCATGCCAGCCTGTCGCTTTACACCGCGCAGCAAGGCAACAACTGGGGTGAAGGCATCTGGATTCCCGGCCACCAGCGTATTCCCGGCGAAGGCGCTTCCTGGGACCGCGTGAGCACGCAGTATTTTGAAGCCATCGGCACGCCGGTGCTGCGCGGACGCAGCTTCCGGGAAAGCGACACCGCAACCTCGCAACACGTGGCCGTGGTGAATGAGGCCTTCGCCAAAAAGTTTTTCCCCAAGGGCACGGCGCTGGGCGAGCACTTTGGCAAGAGCGGCGGCGCCCACGCCGGCGACTACGAAATCGTGGGCGTGGTCAAGGACGCCATCTATCAAAATCCTGCTCAACCGCCGCGTCCTATGTTTTTCATCCCGCTGGTGCAGACCGTGCCATATGAAGCCGAGACTGACCGGCGCGTGGAAACCGCTTCCCGGTACATGAGCACGATTGAACTGCACGTGGCCGGCGACGCCAACAGTTTCCAGTCCGAAGCACGCCGCATTCTGGCCGGCATTGATCCCAACCTAGTTCCGCTTTCCCTGCGGACCTTCAACGAGCAAATCGAACTGCGCACCACGCAGAATGTTCTGGTATCGCGGCTGAGCGGGGCCTTCGGGCTGATCGCGTTGGCGTTGGCTTCCGTGGGCCTCTATGGACTCACCGCGTATCAGGTGGGCCGGCGCACCAGCGAGATCGGCGTGCGCATGGCGCTGGGCGCCGACCGCTTCAGCATCTTGAAGCTCGTGCTGCGCGGGGCTTTTCTGCAAGTGGGCATCGGCCTGGCGATTGGCGTTCCTCTGGCCTTCGGCGGCAAGGCCCTGCTGGCCAGCCAACTCTTCGGCCTGGGCAAGGTTGAGCCGGCCATTCTCACCGTCTCTGTTCTGGCGCTGATGCTCAGCGCCCTGGTGGCCAGCATGGTGCCGGCACGGCGCGCCGCGGCCATTGATCCCATGCAGGCGCTCAGGACGGAATAG
- a CDS encoding GlsB/YeaQ/YmgE family stress response membrane protein, translating to MFHIIWYILIGLISGIIAKSVMHVHMTLFWTIVLGIIGGILGGAVTHMFSRPSSNARYHPAGLIFSTLGAILVLYLCYKLNIHFPAVNPF from the coding sequence ATGTTTCACATTATCTGGTACATCCTGATTGGGCTCATCTCGGGGATTATCGCGAAATCGGTGATGCACGTGCACATGACGCTCTTCTGGACGATCGTGCTCGGCATCATCGGAGGGATCCTCGGCGGCGCCGTTACCCACATGTTTTCGCGCCCGAGCAGCAACGCGCGATATCATCCCGCCGGCCTGATTTTTTCCACACTGGGCGCGATCCTGGTTCTCTACCTTTGCTACAAGTTGAACATTCATTTTCCCGCGGTCAACCCGTTCTAG
- a CDS encoding NUDIX domain-containing protein produces the protein MVREFSAGALVLRHMQDRWWTAVIEPGREGEPEDRKDLVALPKGNVDAGEEPLQAAVREVHEETGLRARPVTKLADVKYVYSRKWSDHAKVFKIVSFYLMKYQSGQIDDIKPAMRHEVRRAYWLPLEDAAARLSYSGEKDVAKKALEYVKENPEGFQVSE, from the coding sequence ATGGTCCGCGAGTTCTCCGCCGGCGCGTTGGTCCTGCGCCACATGCAGGACCGCTGGTGGACGGCGGTGATTGAACCGGGACGCGAAGGCGAACCGGAAGACCGCAAAGACCTGGTGGCCCTGCCCAAGGGCAACGTGGACGCCGGCGAGGAGCCGCTCCAGGCTGCCGTGCGCGAGGTGCATGAGGAGACCGGGCTGCGCGCGCGTCCGGTGACCAAGCTGGCGGACGTCAAGTACGTGTACTCGCGCAAATGGTCAGACCACGCCAAGGTCTTCAAGATTGTCAGCTTCTACCTGATGAAATACCAGTCAGGCCAGATTGACGATATCAAGCCCGCCATGCGGCATGAAGTCCGGCGCGCCTATTGGCTGCCGCTCGAGGACGCTGCTGCGCGCCTGAGCTACAGCGGCGAAAAAGACGTGGCGAAAAAAGCGCTGGAGTATGTGAAAGAGAACCCGGAAGGATTTCAGGTTTCCGAATAA
- a CDS encoding 2-dehydropantoate 2-reductase yields MHHFILGAGGVGGLVGAVLAKSGEQVTLVVRPEALAQHPRQLSLDSKFGKFTVPVSVAATISQPVDILWISVKATQLESALKGIPPDTTSAAARVRYVVPLLNGIDHVALLRARFGHDRVIPATFAGESERTAPGVIVHRSPFARINASAVGRPLLEPVTEHFTRFGFDCKFIEDENTLLWSKLAFLAPFALATTAAGTGIGSVLSDAQQKALLEACVREACTVANASGAVVNVDTLLAAINGMPAGMRSSMQKDEEAHRPLELDAIAGPILRGADQHGLPVPATREMVDAIRSKLNV; encoded by the coding sequence ATGCACCACTTCATTCTCGGAGCAGGCGGAGTCGGCGGGTTGGTTGGCGCGGTGCTCGCCAAGTCCGGCGAGCAGGTCACGCTGGTCGTCCGGCCGGAGGCGCTGGCGCAGCATCCTCGCCAACTGTCGCTCGACAGCAAGTTCGGGAAGTTCACTGTGCCGGTGTCGGTCGCGGCGACCATCAGTCAACCAGTTGACATCCTCTGGATCAGCGTCAAAGCCACGCAACTGGAATCGGCGCTCAAGGGTATTCCGCCCGATACTACTTCCGCTGCCGCGCGCGTCCGTTATGTGGTTCCGCTGCTCAACGGCATTGACCACGTCGCGCTTCTCCGCGCGCGCTTTGGTCACGACCGCGTCATCCCCGCCACCTTCGCTGGAGAAAGTGAGCGTACCGCGCCCGGCGTGATCGTCCATCGCTCGCCGTTTGCGCGCATCAACGCCTCAGCCGTGGGACGTCCACTGCTCGAGCCGGTGACGGAGCACTTCACCCGCTTCGGCTTCGATTGCAAGTTCATCGAAGACGAAAACACGCTGCTGTGGAGCAAGCTGGCATTTCTGGCGCCGTTCGCGCTGGCGACCACCGCCGCGGGCACCGGGATTGGCAGCGTCCTGAGTGACGCTCAACAAAAAGCCCTGCTGGAAGCCTGCGTGCGCGAAGCTTGCACTGTGGCCAACGCCAGCGGCGCGGTGGTCAACGTGGACACGCTGCTGGCCGCCATCAATGGGATGCCCGCGGGCATGCGCAGCTCCATGCAGAAAGATGAGGAAGCCCACCGTCCATTGGAACTCGATGCCATAGCCGGGCCTATTTTGCGCGGCGCTGACCAGCACGGCCTACCGGTCCCCGCGACCAGGGAAATGGTTGACGCCATTCGCAGCAAGCTGAACGTGTGA